The window ctccgacaactgcagcacctacgaCAACAGCAGCACCTACTACGACCACTGCAGCGCCTACTACAACTGAAGCTACGACAACAACCACACCTACTACGACAGCTACAACTgaagctcctacgaccactacaacgacaactgcagctcctgcgacaactggagcacctactacgacaactgcagcacctactacgaccACTGAAGCGCCTACTacgacaactgtagctcccacaacaactacttCTGCGGctcctacgacaactgcagctcctgcgaCAACTGCAGTTCCTACTACAACTGCAGCTACTACGACAACTggagcacctactacgacaacagcagcacctactacgaccactgcagtgcctactacgacaactgtagctcccacaacaactacttctgcagctcctacgacaacctcAACTGCAACACCTtctacaactgcagctcctacaaccacTATGACTACAGCaactactacgacaaccacaactgcaCCTACTGCTACAACCACAACTGCAGATCCTACTACAACATTAGTTGTAGTTTCAAGCACTGCAGCAGCTGAACCTGCAACACCTGTAggtcctactacaacaactgtagctcctaaaaCAGCTACAACTGCAGCAACTACTACAACTGAAGCTACGACAACAACCACACCTTCCACTACAGCTACAACTGACGGTCCGACAACAACCACACCTACTACGACAGCTACAACTgaagctcctacgaccactacaacgacaactgcagctcctgcgacaactggagcacctactacgacaactgcaTCACCTACTACGACCACTGCAGCGCCTACTgcgacaactgtagctcccacaacaactacttctgcagctcctacgacaactgcagctcctgcaACAACTGCAGttcctacgacaactgcagctactacgacaactgcagctcctgcaACAACTGCAGttcctacgacaactgcagctactacgacaactgcagcacctacgacaactgtagctccaacaacaactacttctgcagctcctacgacaacctcAACTGCAACACCTtctacaactgcagctcctacaacaactaTGACTGCAGCAACTACTACGGCAACCTCAACTGCACCTACTGCTACAACCACAACTGCACCTACTGCTACAACCACAACTGCACCTACTGCTACAACCACAACTGCAGATCCTACTACAACATCAGTTGTAGTTTCAAGCACTGCAGCAGCTGAACCTGCAACAACTGTAGGTCCTACGACAACTACTGTAGCTCCTAAAACAGCTACAACTGCAGCAACTACTACAACTGAAGCTGCGACAACAACCACACCTTCCACTACAGCTACAACTGACGGTCCGACAACAACCACACCTACTACGACAGCTACAACTGAAGCTCCTACGACCACAACaatgacaactgcagctcctgcgacaactggagcacctactacgacaactgcagcacctactacgaccACTGCATCGCCTACTatgacaactgtagctcccacaacaactacttctgcagctcctacgacaactgcagctcctgcgaCAACTGCAGTTCCAACGACAACTGCAgctactacgacaactgcagcaaCTACGACAACTTCAGcacctacgacaactgcagcacctactacgaccactgcagcgcctactacgacaactgtagctcccacaacaactacttctgcagctcctacgacaactgcagctcctgcgacaactgcagttcctacgacaactgcagctactacgacaactgcagcacctacgacaactggagcacctactacgacaactgcagcgcctactacgacaactgtagctcccacaacaactacttCTGCAGCTGCTACGACAACCTCAACTTCAACACCTtctacaactgcagctcctacaaccacTATGACTGCTGCAGCAACTACAACGACAACCACAACTACACCTACTGCTACAACCACAACTGCAGATCCTACTACAACATCAGTTGTAGTTTCAAGCACTGCAGCAGCTGAACCTGCAACAACTGTAggtcctactacaacaactgtagctcctaaaaCAGCTACAACTACAGCAACTACTACAACTGAAGCTATGACAACGACCACACCTACTACGACAGCTACAACTgaagctcctacgaccactacaacgacaactgcagctcctactacgaccACTGCAGAGCCTACTACAACTGAAGTTACGACAACAACCACACCTACTATGACAGCTACAACTGAAGCTCCTATGACCACTacaacgacaactgcagctcctgcgacaactggagcacctactacgacaactgcagcacctactacgaccactgcagcgcctactacgacaactgtagctcccacaacaactacttCTGCAGCTCCTGCAACAACTGCAGTTCCTACGACAACTGGAGGACCTtctacgacaactgcagcacctactacgaccACTGCAGCGCCTACTACAACTGAAGCTACGACAACAACCACACCTACTACGACAGCTACAACTgaagctcctacgaccactacaacgacaactgcagctcctgcgacaactggagcacctactacgacaactgcagcacctactacgaccACTGCAGCGCCTACTACAACTGAAGctacaacaacaaccacacctaCTACGACAGCTACAACTgaagctcctacgaccactacaacGACAAATGCAGCTCCTGCGACAACTggagcacctactacgacaactgcagcacctactacgaccactacagggcctactacgacaactgtagctcccacaacaactacttctgcagctcctacgacaactgcagctcctgcgaCAACTGCAGTTCCTACGACAATTGCAGCTACTACGACAACTGTAGcacctacgacaactgcagcacctacgacaactggagcacctactacgacaactgcagcgcctactacgacaactgtagctcccacaacaactacttctgcagctcctacgacaacctcAACTGCAACACCTTCTACAACTGCAGCTTCTACAATCACTATGACTACAGCaactactacgacaaccacaactgcaCCTACTGCTACAACCACAACTGCAGATCCTACTACAACACTAGTTGTAGTTTCAAGCACTGCAACAGATGAACCTGCAACAACTGTAGGTCCTAcgacaacaactgtagctcctaaaaCAGCTACAACTGCAGCAACTACTACAACTGAAGCTACGACAACAACCACACCTTCCACTACAGCTACAACTGACGGTCCGACAACAACCACACCTACTACGACAGTTACAGCTGAAGCTCCTACGACCACAacaacgacaactgcagctcctgcgGAAACTggagcacctactacgacaactgcagcacctactacgaccACTGCATCGCCTACTATggcaactgtagctcccacaacaactacttctgcagctcctacgacaactgcagctcctgcgaCAACTGCAGTTCCTACGACGACTGCAgctactacgacaactgcagcacctacgacaactggagcacctactacgacaactgcagcacctactacgaccactgcagcgcctactacgacaactgtagctcccacaacaactacttcggcagctcctacgacaactgcagcccCTGCGACAACTGCAGttcctacgacaactgcagctactacgacaactgcagcacctacgacaactgcagcacctacgaCAACTGAAGTTACGACAACAACCACACCTACTATGACAGCTACAACTgaagctcctacgaccactacaacgacaactgcagctcctgcgacaactggagcacctactacgacaactgcagcacctactacgaccactgcagcgcctactacgacaactgtagctcccacaacaactacgTCTGCAGCTCCTGCGACAACTGCAGTTCCTACGACAACTggagcacctactacgacaactgcagcacctactacgaccACTGCAGCGCCTACTACAACTGAAGCTACGACAACAACCACACCTTCCACTACAGCTACAACTGACGGTCCGACAACAACCACACCTACTACGACAGCTACAACTGAAGCTCCTACGACCATAACaatgacaactgcagctcctgcgacaactggagcacctactacgacaactgcagcacctactacgaccACTGCATCGCCTACTatgacaactgtagctcccacaacaactacttcggcagctcctacgacaactgcagctcctgcgacaactgcagttcctacgacaactgcagctactacgacaactgcagcacctacgacaactgcagcacctacgacaactggagcacctactacgacaactgcagcgcctactacaacaactgtagctcccacaacaactacttCTGCAGCTGCTACGACAACCTCAACTGCAACACCTtctacaactgcagctcctacaaccacTATGACTGCTGCAGCaactactacgacaaccacaactgcaCCTACTGCTACAACCACAACTGCAGATCCTACTACAACATCAGTTGTAGTTTCAAGCACTGCAGCAGCTGAACCTGCAACAACTGTAGGTCCTATTACAACAACTGTTGCTCCTAAAACAGCTACAACTGCAGCAACTACTACaactgaagctatgacaacaacCACACCTACTACGTCAGCTACAACTgaagctcctacgaccactacaacgacaactgcagctcctactacgaccACTGCAGCGCCTACTACAACTGAAGTTACGACAACAACCACACCTACTATGACAGCTACAACTgaagctcctacgaccactacaacgacaactgcagctcctgcgacaactggagcacctactacgacaactgcagcacctactacgaccactgcagcgcctactacgacaactgtagctcccacaacaactacgTCTGCAGCTCCTGCGACAACTGCAGTTCCTACGACAACTggagcacctactacgacaactgcagcacctactacgaccACTGCAGCGCCTACTACAACTGAAGCTACGACAACAACCACACCTTCCACTACAGCTACAACTGACGGTCCGACAACAACCACACCTACTACGACAGCTACAACTGAAGCTCCTACGACCATAACaatgacaactgcagctcctgcgacaactgcagcacctactacgaccACTGCATCGCCTACTatgacaactgtagctcccacaacaactacttcggcagctcctacgacaactgcagctcctgcgacaactgcagttcctacgacaactgcagctactacgacaactgcagcacctacgacaactgcagcacctacgacaactggagcacctactacgacaactgcagcgcctactacaacaactgtagctcccacaacaactacttCTGCAGCTGCTACGACAACCTCAACTGCAACACCTtctacaactgcagctcctacaaccacTATGACTGCTGCAGCaactactacgacaaccacaactgcaCCTACTGCTACAACCACAACTGCAGATCCTACTACAACATCAGTTGTAGTTTCAAGCACTGCAGCAGCTGAACCTGCAACAACTGTAGGTCCTATTACAACAACTGTTGCTCCTAAAACAGCTACAACTGCAGCAACTACTACaactgaagctatgacaacaacCACACCTACTACGTCAGCTACAACTgaagctcctacgaccactacaacgacaactgcagctcctactacgaccACTGCAGCGCCTACTACAACTGAAGTTACGACAACAACCACACCTACTATGACAGCTACAACTgaagctcctacgaccactacaacgacaactgcagctcctgcgacaactggagcacctactacgacaactgcagcacctactacgaccactgcagcgcctactacgacaactgtagctcccacaacaactacgTCTGCAGCTCCTGCGACAACTGCAGTTCCTACGACAACTggagcacctactacgacaactgcagcacctactacgaccACTGCAGCGCCTACTACAACTGAAGCTACGACAACAACCACACCTTCCACTACAGCTACAACTGACGGTCCGACAACAACCACACCTACTACGACATCTACAACTGAAGCTCCTACGACCATAACaatgacaactgcagctcctgcgacaactggagcacctactacgacaactgcagcacctactacgaccACTGCATCGCCTACTatgacaactgtagctcccacaacaactacttcggcagctcctacgacaactgcagctcctgcgacaactgcagttcctacgacaactgcagctactacgacaactgcagcacctacgacaactgcagcacctacgacaactggagcacctactacgacaactgcagtgcctactacaacaactgtagctcccacaacaactacttCTGCAGCTGCTACGGCAACCTCAACTGCAACACCTtctacaactgcagctcctacaaccacTATGACTGCTGCAGCaactactacgacaaccacaactgcaCCTACTGCTACAACCACAACTGCAGATCCTACTACAACATCAGTTGTAGTTTCAAGCACTGCAGCAGCTGAACCTGCAACAACTGTAGGTCCTATTACAACAACTGTTGCTCCTAAAACAGCTACAACTGCAGCAACTACTACaactgaagctatgacaacaacCACACCTACTACGTCAGCTACAACTgaagctcctacgaccactacaacgacaactgcagctcctactacgaccACTGCAGCGCCTACTACAACTGAAGTTACGACAACAACCACACCTACTATGACAGCTACAACTgaagctcctacgaccactacaacgacaactgcagctcctgcgacaactggagcacctactacgacaactgcagcacctactacgaccactgcagcgcctactacgacaactgtagctcccacaacaactacgTCTGCAGCTCCTGCGACAACTGCAGTTCCTACGACAACTggagcacctactacgacaactgcagcacctactacgaccACTGCAGCGCCTACTACAACTGAAGCTACGACAACAACCACACCTTCCACTACAGCTACAACTGACGGTCCGACAACAACCACACCTACTACGACAGCTACAACTGAAGCTCCTACGACCATAACaatgacaactgcagctcctgcgacaactggagcacctactacgacaactgcagcacctactatgacaactgtagctcccacaacaactacttctgcagctcctacgacaactgcagctcctgcgacaactgcagttcctacgacaactgcagcaccaacgacaactgcagcacctacgacaactgcagcacctacgacaactggagcacctacta of the Oncorhynchus kisutch isolate 150728-3 linkage group LG17, Okis_V2, whole genome shotgun sequence genome contains:
- the LOC116354337 gene encoding mucin-2-like, with protein sequence MTTETSTTTTTAPTATTTTAPTATTTTADPTTTLVVVSSTAAAEPATTVGPTTTTVAPKTATTAATTTTEATTITTPSTTATTDGPTTTTPTTTATTEAPTTTTMTTAAPATTGAPFTTTAAPTTTTASPTMTTVAPTTTTSAAPTTTAAPATTAVPTTTAATTTTAAPTTTAAPTTTTAAPTTTTVAPTTTTSAAPTTTAATTTTAAPTTTGAPTTTTAAPTTTTAAPTTTEATTTTTPTTTATTEAPTTTTTTTAAPATTGAPTTTTAAPTTTTAAPTSTEATTTTTPTTTTAAPATTGAPTTTTAAPTMTTAAPTTTTVAPTTTTSAAPTTTSTATPSTTAAPTTTMTAATTTATSTAPTATTTTAPTATTTTADPTTTSVVVSSTAAAEPATTVGPTTTTVAPKTATTAATTTTEATTITTPSTTATTDGPTTTTPTTTATTEAPTTTTTTTAAPATTGAPFTTTAAPTTTTASPTMTTVTTVAPTTTTSAAPTTTSTATPSTTAAPTTTMTAAATTTTTTTAPTATTTTTTTTPSTTAITEATTTTTPTTTATTTTTTPTTTATTEAPTTTTTTTAAPTTTTAAPTTTEVTTTTTPTMTATTEAPTTTTTTTAAPATTGAPTTTTTAPTTTTAAPTTTTVAPTTTTSAAPATTAVPTTTAATTTTVAPTTSAAPTTTGAPTTTTAAPTTTTAAPTTTEATTTTTPTTTATTEAPTTTTTTTTTTTPTTTATTEAPTTTTTTTAAPATTGAPTTTTAAPTTTTAAPTSTEATTTTTPTTTTAAPATTGAPTTTTAAPTMTTAAPTTTTVAPTTTTSAAPTTTSTATPSTTAAPTTTMTAATTTATSTAPTATTTTAPTATTTTADPTTTTPSTTATTDGPTTTTPTTTATTEAPTTTTTTTAAPATTGAPFTTTAAPTTTTASPTMTTVAPTTTTAAPTTTTVAPTTTTSAAPTTTAATPTTAAPTTTAAPTTTTAAPTTTEATTTTTPTTTATTEAPTTTTTTTAAPATTGAPTTTTAAPTTTTEAPTTTTVAPTTTTSAAPTTTAAPATTAVPTTTAATTTTGAPTTTTAAPTTTTAVPTTTTVAPTTTTSAAPTTTSTATPSTTAAPTTTMTTLLQQLQFLRQLQLLRQLQLLSYDNLNCNTFYNCSSYNNYDCSNYYGNLNCTYCYNHNCTYCYNHNCTYCYNHNCRSYYNISSPKTATTAATTTTEAATTTTPSTTATTDGPTTTTPTTTATTEAPTTTTMTTAAPATTGAPTTTTAAPTTTTASPTMTTVAPTTTTSAAPTTTAAPATTAVPTTTAATTTTAATTTTSAPTTTAAPTTTTAAPTTTTVAPTTTTSAAPTTTAAPATTAVPTTTAATTTTAAPTTTGAPTTTTAAPTTTTVAPTTTTSAAATTTSTSTPSTTAAPTTTMTAAATTTTTTTTPTATTTTADPTTTSVVVSSTAAAEPATTVGPTTTTVAPKTATTTATTTTEAMTTTTPTTTATTEAPTTTTTTTAAPTTTTAEPTTTEVTTTTTPTMTATTEAPMTTTTTTAAPATTGAPTTTTAAPTTTTAAPTTTTVAPTTTTSAAPATTAVPTTTGGPSTTTAAPTTTTAAPTTTEATTTTTPTTTATTEAPTTTTTTTAAPATTGAPTTTTAAPTTTTAAPTTTEATTTTTPTTTATTEAPTTTTTTNAAPATTGAPTTTTAAPTTTTTGPTTTTVAPTTTTSAAPTTTAAPATTAVPTTIAATTTTVAPTTTAAPTTTGAPTTTTAAPTTTTVAPTTTTSAAPTTTSTATPSTTAASTITMTTATTTTTTTAPTATTTTADPTTTLVVVSSTATDEPATTVGPTTTTVAPKTATTAATTTTEATTTTTPSTTATTDGPTTTTPTTTVTAEAPTTTTTTTAAPAETGAPTTTTAAPTTTTASPTMATLLRQLQFLRQLEHLLRQLQHLLRPLQRLLQLKLRQQPHLPLQLQLTVRQQPHLLRQLQLNCYDNLNCNTFYNCSSYNHYDCCSNYYDNHNCTYCYNHNCRSYYNISCSFKHCSS
- the LOC116354338 gene encoding mucin-2-like, whose product is MTTTTPTTSATTEAPTTTTTTTAAPTTTTAAPTTTEVTTTTTPTMTATTEAPTTTTTTTAAPATTGAPTTTTAAPTTTTAAPTTTTVAPTTTTSAAPATTAVPTTTGAPTTTTAAPTTTTAAPTTTEATTTTTPSTTATTDGPTTTTPTTTATTEAPTTITMTTAAPATTAAPTTTTASPTMTTVAPTTTTSAAPTTTAAPATTAVPTTTAATTTTAAPTTTAAPTTTGAPTTTTAAPTTTTVAPTTTTSAAATTTSTATPSTTAAPTTTMTAAATTTTTTTAPTATTTTADPTTTSVVVSSTAAAEPATTVGPITTTVAPKTATTAATTTTEAMTTTTPTTSHNNYVCSSCDNCSSYDNWSTYYDNCSTYYDHCSAYYN
- the LOC116354339 gene encoding mucin-5AC-like, with protein sequence APTTTAAPATTAVPTTTAATTTTAAPTTTAAPTTTGAPTTTTAVPTTTTVAPTTTTSAAATATSTATPSTTAAPTTTMTAAATTTTTTTAPTATTTTADPTTTSVVVSSTAAAEPATTVGPITTTVAPKTATTAATTTTEAMTTTTPTTSATTEAPTTTTTTTAAPTTTTAAPTTTEVTTTTTPTMTATTEAPTTTTTTTAAPATTGAPTTTTAAPTTTTAAPTTTTVAPTTTTSAAPATTAVPTTTGAPTTTTAAPTTTTAAPTTTEATTTTTPSTTATTDDNCSSHNNYFCSSCDNCSSYDNWRTYYDNCSTYYDHCSAYYN